One segment of Mycoplasma sp. E35C DNA contains the following:
- a CDS encoding adhesin P1: protein MKKRILKLSAAIMPLSLVSLGFLGLSNNSAKPNDTKLINHDGEQTTPSQSTVLDTARRWKNSNFTSSPVEQINPGSLVLTGKKALTRIDLYGNVVWTFDPDNAEQLKQGEYDINGKADFSKNVSYDDLSSKTVVEAVQDQSNPNTFYLLLIPDAAIQQQQKAKDQTLENFRKPVETNGAEGAAAAAASSSTTTFSSARLLDDSEEETKEPSESKIPKELELASNDEQSDSINSGKSYSQIKSQKNLQGAIVKITENLSDVDSDHPFVIDNVAYISPEAMVKNYPTTWTQSKNKGTNVTKYYDKNGSNDLGVNGKDNDIFWPEYFPKRIETQTTTNLADSSFTEYEHPEWYDSGQFVMPWMQYITNLGGLYAKNGTAYLFGGNGTWVNNQTALSMGVFRVNFGSQTEEPKVVGYPYAILLSGIALEFSPKGNGGINIGQDVGYHFVPRLAVGGVSSPRVANGNIFLGSAITWGTNGGNILDSKYHSPKVLVDEGSGQENSGYPKAWTNKYLANGVVTAPLQTHPAGGNTKEVESLFTTAFKLDALNTLPDDFNKTSNKGLFNYVMLDGKQWHLGTRKDSSWLYTDVIDKAPASTQQQLLGSSKDGDEIAGARNLLNALTTARGFDRRNIGNVVYTYDNRTNTESVQDTNLTYYYQVGGAIMSWPELRNGYRSTAQINIYNLTASDFGKTTNTPTQTRQSKLNGSFVSSDGSDIYNGSIYVKSDKFTASSKGYTWDSFLGLSTTSTGSVISNWTKSGYRIRISEGYSVNKMDFASDIQAVVNMQSLDQYYVQLQGKGSLNAVEKEGLNSSNYKLDSETITNPLEARNNQIGNGRFLAANELPSSFLQNKISDIIQTDTDGSLILRPDFKSLIYAYKAPADNPNIEWRLLVTDYSKDTNDFIKLLPQVKLSNNYVPIPQGDSVFVAQRTYEGFDALASWVIPVAIAIPLVIVALALALGLGIGIPMAQNRKAMKQGFAMSNKKVDILTTAVGSVFKQIINRTSVSNIKKSPQMLQSGKKDAAKPAAAKPAAPGAKPTAAKPAAPGAKPAAPKPAGAKPAAPKPGAPKPAAPAK from the coding sequence ATCATGATGGTGAACAAACTACTCCATCTCAATCAACAGTTTTAGACACTGCTAGAAGATGAAAAAACTCTAACTTTACATCTTCTCCAGTTGAACAAATTAACCCTGGTTCTTTAGTATTAACTGGCAAAAAAGCTTTAACACGTATCGATTTATACGGTAACGTTGTTTGAACTTTTGATCCTGATAATGCTGAACAATTAAAACAAGGTGAATACGATATTAATGGTAAGGCTGACTTTAGTAAGAACGTTAGTTATGATGATCTTAGTAGCAAGACTGTTGTAGAGGCTGTTCAAGATCAAAGTAACCCTAATACTTTCTACTTACTATTAATTCCAGATGCAGCAATTCAACAACAGCAAAAAGCTAAAGATCAAACTTTAGAGAACTTCCGTAAACCAGTAGAAACTAACGGTGCTGAAGGTGCTGCTGCCGCTGCTGCATCTTCTTCAACAACTACATTCTCATCTGCTAGATTATTAGATGATAGTGAAGAAGAAACAAAAGAACCATCTGAATCTAAAATTCCTAAGGAATTAGAATTAGCTAGTAACGACGAACAATCAGATAGTATTAATTCTGGAAAAAGCTATAGCCAAATTAAGAGTCAAAAAAACTTACAAGGTGCTATCGTTAAAATCACAGAAAACCTTTCTGATGTAGACTCAGACCACCCTTTTGTAATTGATAACGTTGCTTACATTAGTCCAGAAGCGATGGTTAAAAACTATCCAACTACTTGAACACAATCTAAAAATAAAGGAACTAATGTAACTAAGTATTACGATAAGAATGGTTCAAATGATTTAGGTGTTAACGGAAAAGATAACGATATTTTCTGACCAGAATACTTCCCTAAACGTATTGAAACTCAAACAACTACTAATTTGGCTGATTCATCATTCACTGAATATGAACATCCAGAATGATATGATAGTGGTCAATTTGTAATGCCATGAATGCAATATATCACTAACTTAGGTGGTTTATATGCTAAAAACGGAACTGCTTACTTATTTGGTGGTAATGGAACATGAGTAAATAACCAAACTGCATTAAGTATGGGTGTCTTCAGAGTTAATTTCGGATCTCAAACTGAAGAACCAAAAGTAGTTGGTTATCCTTATGCTATCTTACTTTCAGGGATTGCATTAGAATTCTCTCCAAAAGGTAATGGTGGAATTAACATTGGTCAAGATGTAGGTTATCACTTTGTGCCAAGATTAGCTGTTGGTGGTGTAAGCTCTCCAAGAGTTGCTAACGGAAATATCTTCTTAGGTTCTGCTATTACTTGAGGAACTAATGGTGGTAACATTTTAGATAGTAAATACCACTCTCCAAAAGTTCTAGTTGATGAAGGTAGTGGACAAGAAAATAGTGGATACCCTAAAGCTTGAACAAACAAATATCTTGCTAACGGAGTTGTAACAGCTCCTTTACAAACTCACCCAGCTGGTGGTAACACAAAAGAAGTAGAATCATTATTCACTACTGCTTTCAAATTAGATGCGTTAAACACTTTACCTGATGATTTCAACAAAACATCAAACAAAGGGTTATTCAACTATGTAATGTTGGATGGTAAACAATGACACTTAGGAACAAGAAAAGACTCTTCTTGACTATACACTGATGTTATTGATAAAGCACCAGCAAGCACTCAACAACAATTATTAGGTAGTTCAAAAGACGGTGATGAAATTGCTGGAGCTAGAAACCTATTAAATGCTTTAACAACTGCTAGAGGATTTGACCGTAGAAATATTGGTAATGTTGTTTATACTTATGACAACAGAACAAATACTGAAAGCGTTCAAGATACTAACCTAACTTACTACTACCAAGTTGGTGGAGCTATCATGTCTTGACCAGAATTAAGAAATGGTTACAGATCAACAGCTCAAATTAATATTTACAACTTAACAGCTAGTGATTTTGGTAAAACAACTAACACACCTACTCAAACTAGACAATCTAAATTAAATGGTTCTTTTGTTTCATCTGACGGTTCAGATATTTACAACGGAAGCATCTATGTTAAGAGTGATAAATTTACTGCTAGTTCAAAAGGTTACACTTGAGATAGTTTCTTAGGTTTATCTACAACTTCAACTGGATCAGTTATTTCTAACTGAACTAAATCTGGTTACAGAATTAGAATTTCTGAAGGTTACAGTGTTAACAAAATGGACTTTGCTTCTGATATTCAAGCAGTTGTAAACATGCAATCACTTGACCAATACTATGTTCAATTACAAGGTAAAGGTTCTTTAAACGCTGTTGAAAAAGAAGGTTTAAACTCATCTAACTACAAACTAGATTCAGAAACAATCACTAACCCATTAGAAGCTAGAAACAACCAAATTGGTAACGGTCGCTTCTTAGCTGCTAATGAATTACCTTCATCATTCTTACAAAACAAAATCTCTGATATTATCCAAACAGATACTGACGGAAGCTTAATTCTAAGACCTGACTTCAAATCATTAATTTACGCTTACAAAGCACCAGCTGATAATCCAAACATTGAATGAAGATTATTAGTAACTGACTATTCAAAAGATACAAACGACTTCATCAAGTTATTACCACAAGTTAAATTAAGTAATAACTATGTTCCAATTCCTCAAGGTGACTCAGTGTTCGTTGCTCAAAGAACTTACGAAGGATTTGACGCATTAGCTTCATGAGTAATTCCAGTAGCAATTGCTATTCCATTAGTAATCGTTGCATTAGCATTAGCATTAGGTCTAGGTATTGGTATTCCAATGGCTCAAAACCGTAAAGCTATGAAACAAGGGTTCGCAATGTCTAACAAGAAAGTTGACATCTTGACAACTGCTGTTGGTAGTGTGTTCAAACAAATTATTAACAGAACTTCAGTTAGCAACATTAAGAAATCACCACAAATGCTTCAATCTGGTAAGAAGGACGCTGCTAAACCAGCTGCTGCTAAACCTGCTGCTCCTGGTGCAAAACCAACTGCTGCAAAACCTGCTGCTCCTGGTGCTAAACCAGCTGCTCCAAAACCTGCTGGCGCAAAACCTGCAGCACCAAAACCAGGTGCACCTAAACCAGCTGCTCCTGCTAAATAA
- a CDS encoding cytadherence protein A — MKISRKIKSFSLISSLVGFGIVSSTSFAVDQHKVDANAKLVNDKLSQQAQEIKGDAIQLKDIGSSKSLFNSVIRDKNNNFITNDKTSIIKLDSFGNPLYGLKLDDQEFAGYEVRQIVEDYRTSDSVDARAYYVLLVNENVNIHVKRIGNDAENRNTKRRGSKNDNTKFAIGNVDNPAHVIRVVDNNEKFVFNKTDSSGEVNDFILDAPILPKNLNSLWYNLYLQREISNDDFSRALYPSPIGRVDTNEFDFGKGATTSKSGNGSKDDGDTNVPKLIKTAFQMDENVSVPLYDNSEEENKENKSIQFTGSSSTQFNYEVKFDGQFKKDTANLISRLYLNSVNSLTFIGNSIYIFGSNQYPSLWYYAFPVKRSALEELNKVKAEDLEASTTDAGTTKGNGELTSYRSFSIEQESAASNKVDANNWANSEVVEARIYADYKLGINGEYQTANAFINGTIGGVSFNSTGSRTILRKVYQNGNFTGQREAYLYTFGYQTWQKTRWTTSGFNLDGEYKVIYTTPYEPVEASWSVDPKNSKPNNNLGFHFLGGYLNETLAQERAQMPYIKDGSTNNDDRKIFETAYDDQTFTFDQTMLGKDGIRNNLDVGFKATSFVNLNSPATNSNLESIAAMIYFRGQIAIIQLKDKDTFYNAHSIITTSPVDSAATIKNITNISPGDNIWYFLYKNDQNKTSLYTLTLPKGGTTFSNRFDKTNELSGSSLSGSFGPTNLTDVDNVTAILPLLSSAFYSVDSKGAVQLWSNSEKNPNQFVPNQAFNKDLNQLSFQQDANEPTTYKSDFWGTIEFKGIDYLQNNGYFQKTAKEYENNQNFLDNLIKFTPAYTGQKYRVLPVSDEVTNSLLRVKVQIQYLDGKYYDAIDAKSNRADKTLVHGWDGFASLPNWVIPAVIGGILGLVAILIILGLSIGIPMRAQRKLQDKGFKTTFKKVDTLTSAVGSVYKKIITQTANVKKKPAALGASKSPAAKPASPSAKPAAPGSKPAAPKPSAPKPSAPGSKPGPKPATSKPTA; from the coding sequence ATGAAGATTTCAAGAAAAATAAAGAGTTTTAGTTTAATTAGTAGCTTAGTTGGATTTGGAATCGTTAGTTCTACTAGTTTTGCTGTTGATCAACATAAAGTTGATGCAAATGCTAAATTAGTAAATGATAAACTGAGCCAACAAGCACAAGAAATTAAAGGTGATGCAATCCAATTAAAAGATATCGGTTCATCTAAATCTTTATTTAATTCTGTTATTCGGGACAAGAACAATAACTTTATTACTAACGACAAAACTAGCATCATTAAACTTGATAGTTTTGGTAACCCATTATATGGTTTGAAACTAGACGATCAAGAATTTGCTGGTTATGAAGTTAGACAAATTGTTGAAGATTACAGAACTTCAGATTCTGTTGATGCAAGAGCATACTATGTGCTTTTAGTAAATGAAAATGTAAACATTCATGTCAAGAGAATTGGCAATGATGCAGAAAACAGAAACACTAAAAGAAGAGGTTCTAAAAACGACAATACTAAATTCGCTATTGGTAATGTTGACAACCCAGCTCACGTAATTAGAGTGGTTGATAATAATGAAAAGTTTGTTTTTAATAAAACAGACTCTTCTGGTGAAGTTAATGACTTCATCTTAGACGCTCCAATTTTACCTAAGAATTTAAACTCACTTTGATACAACTTATACTTACAAAGAGAGATTAGCAACGACGATTTTAGTCGTGCATTATACCCATCACCAATTGGTCGTGTTGATACAAATGAATTCGACTTTGGTAAAGGTGCAACCACTTCTAAATCTGGAAATGGTAGTAAAGATGATGGTGATACTAATGTTCCAAAGCTAATTAAAACAGCGTTCCAGATGGATGAAAATGTTTCTGTTCCGCTTTATGATAATTCAGAAGAAGAAAATAAAGAAAACAAGAGCATTCAATTCACTGGTAGTAGTTCAACACAATTTAATTACGAAGTTAAGTTTGACGGTCAATTTAAAAAAGATACTGCTAATTTAATTTCTCGTTTATATCTAAACTCAGTAAACTCATTAACATTTATTGGTAATAGTATTTATATTTTTGGATCTAACCAATATCCTTCACTTTGATACTATGCCTTCCCTGTTAAACGTTCAGCACTAGAAGAATTAAACAAAGTTAAAGCAGAAGATCTAGAAGCATCAACTACTGATGCTGGAACTACTAAAGGAAATGGCGAATTAACTTCTTACAGAAGCTTTAGTATTGAACAAGAAAGCGCTGCATCAAACAAAGTTGATGCTAACAACTGAGCTAACTCAGAAGTAGTTGAAGCTAGAATTTATGCAGACTACAAGTTGGGTATTAATGGTGAATATCAAACTGCTAATGCTTTCATTAATGGAACAATTGGTGGTGTATCGTTCAACTCAACTGGTTCTAGAACAATTTTAAGAAAAGTTTATCAAAACGGAAACTTCACAGGTCAAAGAGAAGCTTACTTATACACATTTGGTTATCAAACTTGACAAAAAACTAGATGAACAACTTCTGGATTTAATTTAGATGGTGAATATAAAGTAATTTATACAACCCCTTATGAACCAGTAGAAGCTTCTTGAAGTGTTGATCCTAAAAACTCTAAACCTAATAACAATCTAGGTTTTCACTTCTTAGGTGGTTATTTAAATGAAACATTAGCTCAAGAAAGAGCGCAAATGCCTTATATCAAAGATGGTTCAACAAACAATGATGATAGAAAAATCTTTGAAACAGCATATGATGATCAAACATTTACGTTTGATCAAACAATGCTAGGTAAAGATGGCATTAGAAATAATTTAGATGTTGGGTTTAAAGCAACTAGCTTTGTAAACCTAAACAGCCCAGCAACTAATAGTAATCTAGAATCAATCGCTGCAATGATCTACTTCCGTGGACAAATTGCAATTATCCAACTAAAAGATAAAGATACATTCTACAACGCTCACTCAATCATTACAACTTCACCTGTTGATAGTGCTGCAACGATCAAGAACATTACCAACATTTCACCTGGTGATAATATCTGATACTTCTTATATAAGAATGATCAAAACAAAACAAGTTTATACACACTAACTTTACCTAAGGGTGGAACAACGTTCTCAAACAGATTTGATAAAACTAATGAATTATCTGGTTCATCATTATCAGGATCGTTTGGTCCAACTAACTTAACTGATGTTGATAATGTTACAGCAATTCTACCTTTATTAAGTAGTGCATTCTACTCAGTAGATTCAAAAGGTGCTGTTCAGTTATGATCTAACAGTGAGAAAAACCCAAACCAATTCGTGCCAAACCAAGCATTTAATAAGGACTTGAATCAGTTATCATTCCAACAAGATGCTAACGAACCAACAACTTATAAATCTGACTTCTGAGGCACAATTGAATTTAAGGGAATTGATTATCTACAAAACAATGGTTATTTCCAAAAAACTGCTAAAGAATATGAGAATAACCAAAACTTCTTAGATAACTTAATTAAATTCACTCCTGCTTATACAGGACAAAAATACCGTGTGTTACCTGTTAGTGATGAAGTAACCAATTCATTATTAAGAGTTAAGGTGCAAATCCAATACTTAGATGGTAAGTATTATGATGCGATTGATGCTAAATCAAACCGTGCTGATAAAACCTTAGTTCATGGATGAGATGGTTTTGCTTCATTACCAAACTGAGTAATTCCAGCTGTGATTGGTGGGATCTTAGGATTGGTTGCCATCTTAATCATTCTAGGGTTATCAATCGGTATTCCGATGCGAGCTCAAAGAAAACTGCAAGACAAAGGGTTCAAAACAACATTCAAAAAAGTTGATACCTTGACATCTGCTGTGGGATCTGTTTATAAGAAGATTATTACTCAAACAGCTAATGTTAAGAAAAAACCTGCTGCGTTAGGTGCATCTAAATCACCAGCTGCTAAACCAGCTAGTCCATCAGCTAAACCAGCTGCTCCTGGATCTAAACCAGCAGCCCCTAAACCAAGCGCGCCAAAACCAAGTGCTCCTGGATCTAAACCTGGACCTAAACCTGCTACTTCTAAACCGACTGCTTAA
- a CDS encoding cytadherence protein A translates to MKISKKLKSYSLLSTLLGFGIVSSTSFAIQNTNDNNTAKLVTKANELTADKINLKDVGTSKSLFNSIIRDANNNFITNNKTSIIKLDGFGKPMYALDFDQEFSGYEIRQIVEDYISSSSNKRSYYILLVNENVNIHVKRVGKDAEKRMENRKGAWNDNTKLAIGKVDNPAHVIKVEDDLTKFTFNKNGTADEITDFVLDAPILPKDLNNLWYNAYYQRDLTDQDVTRAAEPFPFGRIGGNNTEEAVYDFGNGNPSTSIDNSKLNTFQKNKDDNTNDDDDGVKGVIKSAFQLDEKISYPQFDDTDQNEDISVTLGGNNNQINTWNASLNTQKPLTTNTLKVIDRLYLNSVNSLSFIGNSIYIFGSNELPSLWYYAFPTKRSDLVELSQVKAEDNDAATTDTGEFTGENTLKTYRSFGMEDQNDSNINVSNSIDASNWANPEVIEGRAYFDYKLGIDNEQQNKTFGGSDGDIAFNSTGSKTVLRSRYENGVKTNSKEAYLYVFGYQLWQFHKARRNKVFEGDYSIVYNTPYSLLEARRLEEIQKKSNDFKPATLPLRMLGGYLTASEASERSKIPYIKQGSGERKIFESAYSDNTFSLDRSLLGFDGIRNTLNIGFKATSIVNLNSPVSGSGLESVAAMVYYRGQIAIIQLKDEKTFYNAHSIITTSPIDTAATVSNIKNIYPGDGIWYFLFKNKENKTSLYTLSLTNGGVSFSDRYDRGGNSIDGSSINAAFTPTNLADVDNVNAILPLLSNAFYSIDNSGSVALYSNTEGNPNEFAKNDSFDASTSKIVFTQEDKSKPVYSSKFWGTIEFKGRDFLQTNGYFQKTAKEYENNQNFLDNLIKFTPAYSGQKYRVVAVTDEVTNSLLKVKVQIQYLDGKYYDATDSSLANQDQQALVYGWDGFASLPSWVIPAVIGGILGLVAILIILGLSIGIPMRANRKLQDKGFKTTFKKVDTLTSAVGSVYKKIISQTANVKKKPAALGAAKTPAAKPGAPKPAAAGAKPTAAKPAGAKPTAPGAKPGAPTSKPGAPSVGAAAPKPTAPKK, encoded by the coding sequence ATGAAGATTTCGAAAAAATTAAAAAGTTATAGCTTACTAAGCACACTGTTGGGCTTTGGGATTGTGAGTTCAACAAGCTTTGCTATTCAAAATACCAACGACAATAATACAGCCAAATTAGTTACTAAAGCAAATGAATTAACTGCGGATAAAATAAATTTAAAAGATGTAGGAACATCGAAATCTTTATTCAACTCAATTATCCGTGATGCTAATAACAACTTTATTACTAATAATAAAACTAGCATCATTAAACTTGATGGCTTTGGTAAACCAATGTATGCCTTAGACTTTGATCAAGAGTTTTCTGGCTATGAAATTAGACAAATCGTTGAAGACTACATTTCATCATCTTCTAATAAGCGTTCATACTACATCTTATTAGTTAATGAAAATGTTAATATCCACGTTAAAAGAGTGGGTAAAGATGCTGAAAAAAGAATGGAAAACCGTAAAGGTGCTTGAAATGATAATACCAAGCTAGCCATCGGTAAAGTCGACAATCCCGCTCACGTAATTAAAGTTGAAGATGATTTAACTAAATTTACTTTCAACAAGAACGGAACAGCTGATGAAATTACTGACTTCGTTTTAGATGCTCCAATCTTACCAAAAGACTTAAACAACCTTTGATACAATGCTTACTATCAAAGAGATTTAACTGATCAAGATGTAACTAGAGCTGCTGAACCATTCCCGTTCGGTCGTATTGGTGGAAATAACACTGAAGAAGCAGTTTATGACTTTGGTAACGGTAACCCTTCTACAAGTATTGACAACTCTAAGTTAAATACTTTCCAAAAAAATAAAGATGATAACACCAATGATGATGATGATGGGGTTAAAGGTGTTATTAAATCAGCATTCCAATTAGATGAGAAAATTTCTTATCCTCAATTTGATGATACTGATCAAAATGAAGATATTAGTGTAACTTTAGGTGGCAATAATAATCAAATTAATACTTGAAATGCAAGTTTAAATACTCAAAAACCATTAACTACTAATACACTAAAAGTAATTGACCGTTTATACTTAAACTCAGTTAACTCACTATCATTCATTGGTAACAGTATTTACATCTTTGGTTCAAATGAATTACCTTCACTTTGATACTACGCTTTCCCAACTAAACGTTCTGATTTAGTTGAATTAAGTCAAGTTAAAGCTGAAGATAACGATGCTGCTACTACTGATACTGGTGAATTTACTGGCGAAAATACACTAAAAACTTACAGAAGTTTTGGGATGGAAGATCAAAATGATAGCAATATCAATGTAAGTAACTCAATTGATGCTAGCAACTGAGCTAATCCAGAAGTTATTGAAGGTCGTGCTTATTTCGATTACAAATTAGGTATTGATAACGAACAACAAAACAAAACTTTTGGTGGAAGTGATGGTGATATTGCTTTCAACTCAACTGGTTCAAAAACTGTTTTAAGAAGCCGTTATGAAAACGGGGTTAAAACTAATAGCAAAGAAGCATACTTATATGTATTCGGTTATCAGTTATGACAATTCCACAAGGCAAGAAGAAATAAAGTCTTTGAAGGTGATTATTCAATTGTTTACAACACACCTTACTCACTTCTTGAAGCTAGAAGATTAGAAGAAATACAAAAGAAATCTAATGACTTCAAACCTGCTACATTACCATTAAGAATGTTAGGTGGTTACTTAACAGCTTCTGAAGCTTCTGAAAGATCTAAGATTCCTTATATCAAACAAGGAAGTGGAGAAAGAAAAATCTTTGAATCTGCTTACTCAGACAACACCTTCTCATTAGACCGTTCATTATTAGGTTTTGATGGTATTAGAAATACATTAAACATTGGATTTAAAGCTACAAGTATTGTTAACTTAAACAGTCCAGTAAGTGGAAGTGGTTTAGAATCAGTTGCTGCTATGGTTTATTACCGTGGTCAAATCGCAATTATTCAATTAAAAGACGAAAAGACTTTCTACAACGCTCACTCAATCATTACTACATCACCAATTGATACAGCTGCAACTGTAAGTAACATCAAAAATATTTACCCAGGTGATGGAATTTGATACTTCTTGTTCAAAAACAAAGAAAACAAAACAAGCTTATACACTCTAAGCTTAACTAATGGTGGAGTTTCATTCTCAGACCGTTATGACCGTGGTGGAAATAGTATTGATGGTTCTTCAATCAACGCTGCATTCACTCCAACTAACTTAGCTGATGTTGATAACGTAAACGCAATCTTACCTTTATTAAGTAATGCGTTCTACTCAATTGATAATTCAGGAAGCGTTGCATTATACTCAAACACTGAAGGTAACCCAAATGAATTTGCTAAGAACGATTCATTTGACGCAAGCACATCTAAGATTGTATTTACTCAAGAAGATAAATCTAAACCTGTATATAGTTCTAAATTCTGAGGAACAATCGAATTCAAAGGAAGAGACTTCTTACAAACTAACGGATACTTCCAAAAAACTGCTAAAGAATACGAAAACAACCAAAACTTCTTAGATAACTTAATTAAATTCACACCTGCTTACTCTGGTCAAAAATACCGTGTTGTTGCTGTAACTGATGAAGTAACTAACTCACTATTAAAAGTTAAAGTTCAAATCCAATACTTAGATGGTAAGTATTATGATGCAACAGATTCATCATTAGCTAACCAAGATCAACAAGCATTAGTTTATGGTTGAGATGGATTTGCTTCATTACCAAGCTGAGTAATTCCTGCTGTAATCGGTGGTATTTTAGGATTAGTTGCAATCTTAATTATTCTAGGTCTATCAATCGGTATTCCGATGAGAGCTAATAGAAAATTACAAGACAAAGGGTTCAAAACAACATTCAAAAAAGTTGATACCTTGACTTCAGCTGTGGGATCTGTTTATAAGAAAATTATTAGTCAAACAGCTAACGTTAAGAAAAAACCTGCTGCCTTAGGTGCTGCTAAGACTCCAGCTGCTAAACCAGGTGCACCAAAACCTGCTGCTGCAGGAGCTAAACCAACAGCTGCTAAACCAGCTGGTGCAAAACCAACTGCTCCTGGTGCTAAACCTGGTGCTCCAACTTCAAAACCAGGTGCTCCTAGTGTAGGTGCTGCTGCTCCTAAACCAACTGCTCCTAAGAAATAA